The Azospirillaceae bacterium nucleotide sequence CGCGGCCCCGTTGCTGGACCGCCGCTGGCCCTACGCCCTGGTCTTCGACATCGGCGGCGGCTCGACCGAGCTGATGTGGATTCGCGTCCCCCGCCGCGGGCCGATGCAGTTGCTGGACCAGATCTCCATCAGCCGCGGAGTCGTCGGCCTGTCCGAACGGTACGGGGGCGACCATGTGCCCGTGGCCGCCTATCAGGCCATGATGGACGAGGTGCTGCACCTGATGGTCGATTTCGAGGCCCGCAACGGCATCCGGCCGCTGGTCGAATCCGGCCGCGTGCAGATGCTGGGCACCTCGGGCACCGTCACCACGCTCGCCGGCATCCGCATGGGCCTGCCGCGCTACGACCGGGCCCGGGTGGACGGCAGCTATCTCACCACCGCCGACGCGCGGCGCGTCAGTTGCGAGTTGCGGGCCCTTGACCTTGCCGGCCGCGCCGCGCATCCCTGCGTCGGCCCCGACCGGGCGGACCTGGTGGTGGCCGGGTGCGCCGTGCTGGAGGCCATCCTGGACCTGTGGCCGGTCGAACGGCTGCGCATCGCCGACCGAGGCCTGCGGGAGGGAATCCTGTCCGAATTGATCGCAGCCGGTGGTGGCCGGGCATGAGCGGCAAGCCCACGAAGGGAAGCGGCGGCAGTGGTGGCAAGCGGGGCGGCGGGGCCGCCGGATCCGGCGCCACCATCAACCCCAGCGGCCGGCAACTGACGGTGCGGGTCAAGACCGCGGCCCGCCGCTCGGTCTCGTCCACCCGCTGGCTCCAACGCCAGTTGAACGACCCCTACGTGACCGAGGCCAAGAAGCGCGGCTACCGCTCGCGCGCGGCCTTCAAGCTTTTGCAGCTCGACGAGAAGTTCAAGCTGCTGCGCCCCGGC carries:
- a CDS encoding Ppx/GppA phosphatase family protein encodes the protein MRPHDVDTLMVPSGLAGATPAADSAAGTYAAIDLGTNNCRLLVARATPFGFRVVDAFSRIVRLGEGLSRSNRLSDAAIARTVDALKVCGRKMDRRGVTARRAVATEACRQAANCREFLTLVEAETGIRLEIISAEEEGRLALAGAAPLLDRRWPYALVFDIGGGSTELMWIRVPRRGPMQLLDQISISRGVVGLSERYGGDHVPVAAYQAMMDEVLHLMVDFEARNGIRPLVESGRVQMLGTSGTVTTLAGIRMGLPRYDRARVDGSYLTTADARRVSCELRALDLAGRAAHPCVGPDRADLVVAGCAVLEAILDLWPVERLRIADRGLREGILSELIAAGGGRA